The region TGTTGAAATATTTCCTAATGCAAAATCTTCTATTTTAGGCACTCCAGTCTTCTTATCAATGGTGTATTTTTTACCTGCCATCGTTAAGATTTCTCCTGTGTGAGGATCCATCATAATCACAAAAGCACGGTCCAAAAATTGCGTTCCTTTCATTTGCTTTTTGGCTAAAAGCTGGTCCGTAATTTGTTTTTCTATTGCTTTTTGAAGCTCCATATCAATGGTTAATACCAAATCACTGCCGCGTTCACCTTTAGACACTTGAAGTGTATCAAGGAGATTTCCTTTATCATCTGTTACATACTGGACTTTTTCTTTTTGACCGCTGAGCTGAGCTTCGTATTGCTTCTCTAAATAGCTCGTCCCAACTTGGTCATTTCGGCTATAGCCTCTTGACAAGTAATACTGCACTTTATCTTTGGGCAGTCCCTCGTTGGCAGAGGATACATTTCCAAGCAAAGTACGGAGAGTGCTGTTTTCTGGGTATGAGCGATCCCAATACGTTGTTGTATCGACACCTGGAAGCTCATCTAAATGCTCACTTACAACGGCATACTCTTCATTTGTCACACCGCTTTTAACAATTTGTGGCGTGTTAGAATAACCTGCCTCCATTTGACGCTTAATAGCCAGAACTTCTAAATCACCTTTTAAACCTTCTAAATCTTTTTTAGAGATGCGGTCCAACTGACGTTGATACAGTTCGTCATCAGTCATTTCACCGTCTTGAACTTTTTTGCGATCAGCTTGCATAATTTTCTGCTCCGCTTTTTTAGGGTGAAGCATAATCCAATAATCCTTCATGTCGCGTTCTGTAATTTTTACCACATTTTTAGCATCTTTATTCTTTTTACTTTCTGGAATATCAATCACATTTGTGGTGTAAGGAACATCGATCATAGTGGCTAACTTTTTAGCGATGCGTAGCCTTTCTTCAGCTGTGTTTCCTTGAAAACGAGTATATGTAATCGTATTTAAAGAGGTATTATCTACAATTACGCGGTTATAACGATCGTACATTTTCCCTCGGGGAACAGGCGTACTGACTGTAACGTCCTGTGTTTTTTCGACTTCTCGTTCGTAATTCTCACCGTACACAATTTGAACAAGTCCCAACCGCAAAATTAATACGGAAAATAGGGCAAATACGGTCAAGAAAAGTAAGTTCACACGAAAAGGCACGTGACTTTTTCTTCTTTTTTTCTTTTTCATACCAACACCTACACTTTATAAAACATATATACCATAACACCATAAAATCAGACATTTAGCAAATAAATAGACACCTGGCAGGTGCCTATTTACGCAACGTATTTATTCTAAAAGAAAAGCGAGACATTTTCCATAGTACAAATGAAGGAGCTGACAACACTCTAAGCTGGAGATTCTCCGTCTCCTTCATTTAATACTGGGGGAGTAACCGTAGTTTCTTTTTTGTGTAGAGGCTGTGAAATATGTCTCACACAAAAGTAAATGATTGTATGCCCTGCTCCAACAATAGCTAATAAAATGGGAATACTTTTTGCTTCATCAAAAAACAGTACAGCTATTAAAAATAAAGAGATGGAAACGACGCGTCCAATATTCAGAAATACTTCTCTGACAACAATGTATTCGATTCTTTTTGAAACAACGTCTTTTGCTCGTCCAATCACATCGTACGTTAGAGAAATGAATGGAACCAACAAAATAGGATAGGCAATGGCAATACAAACAGCATATATAATTAACTTTGGATACGATAAGTTAAAGATAAGCAAAAAGACTGCTCCATAGAGAAGGAGTCCCCCTGTGAAAATAAATCGAAGGCGATTTTTTTGCTTAATAAATCTTGAGGCTACATAGTATCCTACAAACGCAACCGCTGAATTCACCAGTCCATATGTCCCTAAAGCTAATTCACTTCCCGTCGTAATAAACACCATGACGGATACAACAAAAATGAACGTACCTTCACGCAACCCTTGGAAGAAATGAGCTTGCAATATTCGATTCCAATCTTTATTGACTTTTCGTTCAGCCCATACTTCTTTAAATTTGTATACTCCTTCCGCTGCACGTCTTGTAATAAAAAAACTAAGCACAACGGCCCCAATAAATAATAGCAGAGATACACCAAAGACAATTTTATACCCAAGTGATTCATACAAAGCGGAAATAACGAAGCCCGCTCCTAAAGGACCAATCATCCCTGCAAAAGAGTTTAAGATTCCTAAAAATCCGTTAAAAAAGTCTCTTGTATCAGGTTCTGTAATTTCAAAAGTTAGCACATTAAAAGCTAGCCAATAAAAGCCATATCCTATACCCAGCAGTCCACCAAGCAATACTAAATACTCGGCTGCGTTAGCTCCACTGATTAATACAGCGATATAAAAAACAGCTAAAAAAGATACACCTAACCTTAAAACCACAACCCGGTCAATTCGTTTGGCCCATTTACCTGCTAAAATAAACGTAAGCGGCTGAAGCACCACTACCGCTAAATTATAAATAGCGAGATCCGAAAATTCGCCTGATTGTTTCCACAGATAAATGTTAACAAACGAATTGGAAATTGAAATAGCCAAGGCATAAAGACCGCCTATAATTAAAAGCAAAAGTAAATCTTTACTAACTTCTACATCTCCAACTACTTTTTTTAATAAAGGCATATCAAAAAACTCCTTTTCTCTTCTACACCTAGTGTGTGAAAAAGAAAAGGAGATATGTAAAAGAATTGGAAAACAAAAAAGCCAGTAAAGGTAATAATTACTTTACTGGCTCTTAA is a window of Priestia aryabhattai DNA encoding:
- a CDS encoding peptidoglycan D,D-transpeptidase FtsI family protein → MKKKKRRKSHVPFRVNLLFLTVFALFSVLILRLGLVQIVYGENYEREVEKTQDVTVSTPVPRGKMYDRYNRVIVDNTSLNTITYTRFQGNTAEERLRIAKKLATMIDVPYTTNVIDIPESKKNKDAKNVVKITERDMKDYWIMLHPKKAEQKIMQADRKKVQDGEMTDDELYQRQLDRISKKDLEGLKGDLEVLAIKRQMEAGYSNTPQIVKSGVTNEEYAVVSEHLDELPGVDTTTYWDRSYPENSTLRTLLGNVSSANEGLPKDKVQYYLSRGYSRNDQVGTSYLEKQYEAQLSGQKEKVQYVTDDKGNLLDTLQVSKGERGSDLVLTIDMELQKAIEKQITDQLLAKKQMKGTQFLDRAFVIMMDPHTGEILTMAGKKYTIDKKTGVPKIEDFALGNISTSYTMGSVVKGATVLAGLDSGAIKPNTVLVDEPLKIKGTPVKKSAEAEGLGPLTYSSALKYSSNVFMFKTVMAMAGLQYHKNMTLPIKPDTFSELRSYYSQFGLGVSTGIDLDNESTGVQGGSDIPGTALDLGIGQYDTYTPLQLVQYTSAIANGGYRIKPQLVKEIRKPTIKTDEIGGTQHSFEPDVLNRITMKEEYIKDVQNGFKRVTQEQGGTGYAAFHTANYNPAGKSGTAQAYEKNPSGGDPIKVNNSNFVAFAPANDPEIAVAVVVPSAFVPSAPNTITKELARSALDTYFDLKKKGEQEVKDQEENQQAVIANDAN
- a CDS encoding MFS transporter, producing MPLLKKVVGDVEVSKDLLLLLIIGGLYALAISISNSFVNIYLWKQSGEFSDLAIYNLAVVVLQPLTFILAGKWAKRIDRVVVLRLGVSFLAVFYIAVLISGANAAEYLVLLGGLLGIGYGFYWLAFNVLTFEITEPDTRDFFNGFLGILNSFAGMIGPLGAGFVISALYESLGYKIVFGVSLLLFIGAVVLSFFITRRAAEGVYKFKEVWAERKVNKDWNRILQAHFFQGLREGTFIFVVSVMVFITTGSELALGTYGLVNSAVAFVGYYVASRFIKQKNRLRFIFTGGLLLYGAVFLLIFNLSYPKLIIYAVCIAIAYPILLVPFISLTYDVIGRAKDVVSKRIEYIVVREVFLNIGRVVSISLFLIAVLFFDEAKSIPILLAIVGAGHTIIYFCVRHISQPLHKKETTVTPPVLNEGDGESPA